One Lagenorhynchus albirostris chromosome 8, mLagAlb1.1, whole genome shotgun sequence genomic region harbors:
- the TRPV5 gene encoding transient receptor potential cation channel subfamily V member 5, with protein MGPPPPKARGLWIQLQKLLTSWLAGQQDWDQYLDEAYMLQQKRIRESPLLRAAKDNDLCVLKELLLDRTCDFRQRGALGETALHVAALYDNLEAAMVLMEAAPELVKEPTICEPFVGQTALHIAVMNQNVNLVKALLAHGASVSARAVGSAFCLSPHNLLYFGEHPLSFAACMGSEETVRLLIEHGADIRAQDSLGNTVLHILVLQPSKTFACQMYSLLLSYDGRGDHLQSLDLVPNHQGLTPFKLAGVEGNTMMFQHLMQKRKHIQWMCGPLTSTLYDLTEIDSWGEDVSFLELVVSSKKREARQILEQTPVKQLVSFKWRKYGRPYFCIVGALYVLYMICFTMCCIHRPLKPRSGNRTNSRDITILQQKLLQEAYVTQQDKIRLVGELMTVFGAVIILFLEIPDIFRVGFSRYFGQTVLGGPFHVITITYASLVLVTMVMRLSNTNGEVVPMSFALVLGWCSVMYFARGFQMLGPFTIMIQKMIFGDLLRFCWLMAVVIVGFASAFFIIFQTEDPSNLGQFYDYPMALFSTFELFLTIIDGPANYDVNLPYMFSIVYFAFAIIATLLMLNLFIAMMGDTHWRVAHEQDELWRAQVVATTVMLERKMPRTLWPRSGVCGYKYGLGDRWFLRVETNQDQNALRVRRYVEAFKGSDKEEEHEHLSEKQPSVAESGILARASLALPTPSLSRTTSRSSSSHRGWEIIRRNTLGHLNLGLDLGEGDGEESVYHI; from the exons ATGGGGCCCCCTCCACCCAAGGCCAGGGGACTCTGGATCCAACTCCAGAAACTTCTGACCTCCTGGCTGGCGGGACAGCAAGACTGGGACCAGTATCTGGACGAGGCCTACATGCTGCAACAGAAGAG GATTCGAGAGTCTCCTCTGCTTCGGGCAGCCAAGGACAACGACCTGTGTGTCCTGAAGGAACTTCTGCTGGACCGAACCTGTGACTTTCGGCAACGAG GAGCCCTGGGGGAGACGGCGCTGCACGTGGCGGCCCTCTATGACAACCTAGAGGCCGCCATGGTGCTGATGGAGGCCGCCCCGGAGCTGGTCAAGGAGCCCACCATCTGTGAGCCGTTTGTAG GTCAGACGGCACTGCACATAGCCGTCATGAACCAGAACGTGAACTTGGTGAAAGCCCTGCTCGCCCACGGGGCCAGCGTCTCTGCAAGGGCGGTAGGCTCAGCCTTCTGCCTCAGTCCCCACAACCTCCTCTACTTTG GGGAGCACCCTTTGTCCTTTGCGGCCTGCATGGGCAGCGAGGAGACCGTGAGGCTGCTCATTGAGCACGGCGCTGACATCCGGGCCCAGGACTCCCTGG GAAACACAGTGTTGCACATCCTCGTCCTGCAGCCCAGCAAAACCTTTGCCTGCCAGATGTACAGCCTGCTGCTGTCCTACGACGGGCGCGGGGACCACCTGCAGTCCCTGGACCTCGTGCCCAATCACCAGGGTCTCACCCCCTTCAAGCTGGCTGGAGTGGAGGGCAACACCATG ATGTTCCAGCACCTGATGCAGAAGCGGAAGCACATCCAGTGGATGTGCGGGCCGCTGACCTCCACCCTCTACGACCTCACGGAGATCGACTCCTGGGGAGAGGACGTGTCATTTCTAGAGCTTGTGGTCTCCTCCAAGAAGCGAGAG GCTCGCCAGATCCTGGAACAGACCCCAGTGAAACAGCTGGTGAGCTTCAAGTGGAGGAAGTATGGGCGGCCATACTTCTGCATCGTGGGGGCCCTGTACGTGCTCTATATGATCTGTTTCACCATGTGCTGCATCCATCGCCCTCTCAAGCCCCGTAGTGGCAACCGCACAAACTCCCGAGACATCACCATCCTCCAGCAGAAGCTGCTCCAG GAGGCCTATGTGACTCAGCAGGATAAAATCCGGCTGGTGGGGGAGCTGATGACGGTCTTCGGGGCTGTGATCATCCTGTTCCTAGAG ATCCCGGATATCTTCAGGGTTGGTTTCTCTCGCTATTTTGGACAGACTGTCCTCGGGGGGCCGTTCCATGTCATCAC CATCACCTATGCCTCGCTGGTGCTGGTGACCATGGTGATGCGGCTTTCCAACACCAACGGGGAGGTGGTGCCTATGTCGTTCGCCCTGGTGCTGGGCTGGTGCAGTGTTATGTACTTCGCTCGAGGATTCCAGATGCTGGGTCCCTTCACCATCATGATCCAGAAG ATGATTTTCGGAGACCTGTTGCGTTTCTGCTGGCTGATGGCTGTGGTTATTGTGGGATTTGCCTCAG CGTTCTTTATCATTTTCCAGACAGAGGACCCATCCAACCTGGGGCAATTCTATGACTATCCCATGGCGCTGTTCAGCACCTTTGAGCTTTTCCTCACCATCATCGACGGGCCTGCCAACTACGATGTGAACTTGCCCTACATGTTCAGCATCGTCTACTTTGCCTTTGCCATCATCGCCACGCTGCTCATGCTCAACCTGTTCATTGCTATGATGGGCGACACACACTGGCGGGTGGCCCATGAACAGGACGAGCTCTGGAGGGCCCAG GTCGTGGCCACCACGGTGATGCTGGAGAGGAAGATGCCTCGCACCCTGTGGCCTCGCTCTGGCGTCTGTGGGTACAAGTACGGGCTGGGGGACCGCTGGTTCCTGCG AGTGGAGACCAACCAAGACCAGAATGCTTTGCGAGTACGTCGCTATGTGGAAGCCTTCAAGGGCTCAGACAAGGAGGAAGAACATGAGCATCTTTCTGAGAAACAGCCCTCTGTGGCTGAAAGTGGGATTCTCGCCAGGGCCTCCCTGGCCCTCCCGACTCCCTCCCTGTCCCGGACCACATCTCGAAGCAGCAGCAGTCACCGGGGCTGGGAGATCATTCGTCGCAACACCCTGGGACACTTGAATCTGGGACTGGAccttggggagggggatggagaggaAAGTGTCTATCACATATGA